A single region of the Candidatus Margulisiibacteriota bacterium genome encodes:
- a CDS encoding 4Fe-4S binding protein, which produces MATREIIEIDRTLCNGCGLCTSACAEGALKIDQEGKAALVKEIYCDGLGACLDVCPTGALKVVKKESAPYNAGQTYQHVLKEKGREAAASVHGAHAPLPCGCPGTLAKEISRESRPQTTSAETSELSNWPIQLQLVSPHAPYFNGSDLLVAADCTAFSLGKFHSELLKGKKLVIACPKLDETSGYAEKLADILRHNKIYSLTLVIMEVPCCSGLFRLLQKAVELSGEKINIKKIVVGLDGSIK; this is translated from the coding sequence GATAATTGAGATCGACCGAACATTATGTAATGGTTGCGGGCTTTGTACATCAGCCTGCGCGGAAGGGGCGCTAAAAATTGACCAGGAAGGTAAGGCGGCACTGGTCAAAGAAATATATTGCGACGGTCTGGGAGCCTGTCTGGACGTCTGCCCGACCGGCGCCTTAAAAGTCGTTAAGAAGGAGAGCGCTCCATATAACGCCGGGCAAACCTACCAGCATGTCCTAAAAGAAAAAGGAAGAGAAGCGGCCGCGTCGGTGCATGGCGCTCACGCGCCTCTTCCCTGCGGCTGCCCCGGAACATTGGCCAAGGAAATATCCAGAGAAAGCCGCCCCCAAACAACAAGCGCCGAGACTTCCGAACTTTCTAATTGGCCGATCCAGCTCCAGCTTGTTTCCCCTCATGCTCCTTACTTTAACGGGTCGGACCTGTTGGTCGCGGCCGATTGCACCGCTTTTTCTCTGGGGAAATTTCACTCCGAACTCCTAAAAGGGAAAAAGCTGGTCATTGCCTGCCCAAAGCTTGACGAGACGAGCGGCTACGCGGAGAAACTGGCCGATATTTTACGCCACAACAAGATCTATTCATTAACGCTGGTTATTATGGAGGTGCCATGCTGTTCCGGGCTCTTTCGCCTGCTCCAAAAAGCGGTCGAATTGTCCGGCGAAAAGATCAACATCAAAAAGATCGTGGTCGGGTTAGACGGCTCAATTAAATAA